In a single window of the Desulfallas thermosapovorans DSM 6562 genome:
- a CDS encoding FeoB small GTPase domain-containing protein gives MGLTYQSTGKLTSRVTLHTKSATYDYVIALAGNPNTGKSTLFNALTGLRQHTGNWPGKTVQRAEGTFQHNSRQYKIIDLPGTYSLLANSADEEVARDFICFARPDATIVVVDATCLERNLNLALQVMEITSKVVVCVNLIDEARRKKIRIDINKLSNRMGVPVVATAARSGEGLPRLLEAIEDVAGGCILPKPKLVRYGQMVEEAVAWLEPRVRDAVGEDINARWLALRLLDGDINLVKAMEKYLNDREAVTVIPVAREGWA, from the coding sequence ATGGGGCTTACCTATCAATCAACGGGAAAATTAACCTCCAGGGTAACACTGCACACAAAATCAGCAACATATGACTATGTTATCGCCCTGGCGGGAAATCCCAACACGGGTAAAAGCACTTTATTTAACGCTTTAACCGGTTTACGGCAGCATACCGGCAACTGGCCGGGCAAAACGGTGCAACGGGCCGAAGGTACTTTTCAACACAATTCACGCCAATACAAAATAATTGATCTGCCCGGCACCTATTCACTGCTGGCCAACTCAGCCGATGAAGAAGTTGCCCGGGATTTTATTTGTTTTGCCAGGCCTGACGCTACCATTGTGGTGGTGGACGCCACCTGCCTGGAGCGCAACCTCAACCTGGCGCTGCAGGTGATGGAAATAACCAGTAAGGTGGTGGTTTGTGTAAACCTGATTGACGAGGCCAGGCGCAAAAAAATCCGGATAGATATTAATAAACTAAGTAACCGGATGGGGGTACCCGTAGTCGCCACCGCCGCCAGAAGCGGTGAAGGCCTGCCCCGGCTGCTAGAGGCGATTGAAGATGTGGCCGGAGGATGTATCCTGCCCAAGCCAAAGCTGGTGCGCTACGGTCAAATGGTGGAAGAAGCCGTTGCCTGGCTGGAACCCCGGGTGCGGGACGCGGTGGGCGAGGATATAAATGCCCGCTGGCTGGCTCTGCGCTTGCTGGACGGCGATATCAACCTGGTAAAGGCAATGGAAAAATATCTAAACGACAGGGAAGCAGTAACGGTAATACCGGTGGCCCGGGAGGGGTGGGCCTGA
- a CDS encoding small, acid-soluble spore protein, alpha/beta type, which produces MTLEHVLPDLMSKTAATGLVPRELQAYVAPALEEFRNEMASELGMDDYAHIDKGELPSRLNGKVGGGMTKKMVSFAEAVLAWNYKNRTLLNEAGDKQPEMITE; this is translated from the coding sequence ATGACATTGGAGCATGTACTACCGGATTTAATGAGCAAAACAGCCGCCACCGGTTTGGTGCCGCGGGAATTGCAAGCTTATGTGGCCCCGGCGCTGGAGGAATTTAGAAATGAAATGGCCTCGGAATTGGGTATGGACGACTATGCCCATATAGATAAAGGAGAACTGCCCAGCCGCCTTAACGGTAAAGTGGGTGGTGGAATGACCAAAAAAATGGTTTCATTTGCTGAAGCGGTGCTGGCATGGAACTATAAAAACCGCACGCTGCTAAATGAAGCGGGGGATAAGCAGCCCGAAATGATAACTGAATAA
- a CDS encoding hydrogenase iron-sulfur subunit codes for MENFEPKIIGFLCNWCSYAGADLAGVSRLQYPANLRVVRVMCSGRVDPTFVFKALDGGADGVLIAGCHPGDCHYSDGNYNTMKRYPLMLQVLEQMGVDKRRVRLEWISAAEGPQFASIVNEFTEQIRQLGPFKKGERTERGAEVG; via the coding sequence ATGGAAAATTTCGAGCCCAAAATAATCGGGTTTTTGTGTAACTGGTGCAGTTATGCCGGGGCGGATTTGGCCGGGGTCAGCCGGCTGCAGTACCCGGCCAACCTGCGGGTGGTGCGGGTAATGTGCTCCGGGCGTGTGGATCCCACCTTTGTGTTCAAGGCGCTGGACGGGGGCGCGGACGGGGTGCTCATCGCAGGGTGCCACCCCGGAGATTGCCATTATTCGGACGGTAATTACAATACCATGAAGCGTTACCCGCTGATGCTGCAAGTGCTGGAGCAAATGGGCGTGGATAAAAGACGGGTGCGGTTGGAGTGGATTTCAGCCGCCGAGGGGCCGCAGTTTGCCAGTATTGTCAATGAGTTTACCGAGCAAATCCGGCAATTGGGTCCCTTTAAGAAAGGGGAGCGCACCGAAAGGGGGGCTGAAGTTGGCTAA
- a CDS encoding FeoA family protein — MSSITTLNRMSNGSFALVTGITAEGLTRRRLLDLGLVPGTKVEVIRRSPVGDPIAFNIRGAVIALRREVAGQVLVTPWN; from the coding sequence ATGAGTAGTATTACCACTTTGAATCGCATGAGCAACGGTTCTTTCGCACTGGTTACGGGTATTACGGCCGAGGGTTTAACCCGGCGCAGGCTGCTGGATCTTGGCCTGGTTCCGGGCACTAAAGTGGAGGTTATCCGGCGCAGCCCGGTGGGCGATCCCATTGCTTTTAATATCAGAGGCGCGGTAATAGCACTGCGCAGGGAAGTAGCCGGGCAAGTACTGGTAACTCCCTGGAATTAA
- a CDS encoding metal-dependent transcriptional regulator, whose translation MLSPSLEDYLEEIYRFSLKNDVVRVSDIAACLDVTLPSVNNATRKLSSENYLIYKKYRELVLTDKGRKLGRFLVERNSILQKFLRVINSGCDIKAEAEAMEHYLSMPTLWAIESLVDFFEHNGECAQRYLQHYQKRKEQGLGVVDGYRD comes from the coding sequence TTGTTGTCACCAAGCCTGGAAGATTACCTGGAGGAAATATACCGGTTTTCCTTGAAAAACGACGTGGTACGGGTCAGCGACATAGCCGCCTGCCTGGATGTAACCCTGCCCTCTGTAAATAACGCCACCAGAAAATTAAGCAGTGAAAATTATCTGATCTATAAAAAATACCGGGAACTGGTTTTAACGGATAAAGGACGCAAACTGGGCCGGTTTCTTGTAGAAAGAAACAGTATATTACAAAAGTTTTTGCGCGTAATCAATTCCGGTTGCGATATTAAAGCCGAGGCCGAGGCCATGGAACACTATTTATCCATGCCCACCCTCTGGGCCATTGAAAGCCTGGTCGACTTTTTTGAGCACAACGGCGAATGTGCCCAGAGATATTTGCAACACTATCAGAAAAGAAAGGAACAAGGACTGGGTGTAGTGGATGGCTACCGGGATTGA
- a CDS encoding FAD-dependent oxidoreductase, with translation MTQQKIGAVLVVGGGVTGIQAALDLAESGYYVYLVENSPAIGGVMAQLDKTFPTNDCSMCILSPKLVESGRHGNIELITNAWVDSVQGETGNFTVSLRVKPRYVDVDKCVSCGVCAEKCPVKVPDRFNAGLSGRKAIYTKYAQAVPSAYVIDSEHCLYLTRGREKGKDICKLCVKHCKSNAIDFSQVEQIKALQVGAIILSSGFEPFNPRDFRNYGYGTYPNVLTSIEFERILSASGPTAGHLVRPSDGRTPRRIAWIQCVGSRDVAKSGNAYCSSVCCTYALKEAIVALEHAHGELDTTIFYMDMRTFGKDFERYLERAKYEFGVRLVRSRIFALEQGEDQSLAIRYALPDGRVQTGVFDLVVLSVGLEPAKYNIELSGKLGVRLNKYGFCQYPNFNPVSTSQQGIFACGAFQGPMSIPRAVVQASAAAGNAAALLTEVRNTLVRKQSVTPERDVSGQEPRVGVFVCRCGINIGAVVDVPEVVEFARGLPGVVHAEECLFACSQDNQQNIKQLIAGKGLNRVVVASCTPRTHEPMFRQTLREAGLNPYLFEMANIREHCSWVHSGSSDVATQKAKSLVKRAVSRVVLQEPLYEIDLGVKQAALVVGGGVAGMECALDLARQGIKVYLLEKRNELGGLTRRIHYTMDRRDVKSYLRDLTAKVMAHPLIEVHCNAVIDDVYGYVGNYVTGFTTPEGKRKVNHGVAVIAIGGEEYKPVEYLYGQDPRVMTCLDLEGLIWENSALLQKARNVVMIQCVGSREPQRPYCSRVCCSESVKNAIKLKESYPLLNVFVLCRDMRTYGFFEGLYQKARRMGVIFIKYAQDSKPQVEQVPAKGGTGLQVTVTDHVLGQPVVINADIVALAAAILAPEDGAAIAGLFKVPRNDEGFFLEAHVKLRPVDFTTDGVFMCGLAHAPKLIDESIAQGKAAAARAMTVLSSENLVAGGVVSVIDKDKCSGCRICVGLCPYSAISFNEELKVAEINQVLCKGCGVCASACPTKACSTRNFSDEIILAEIEALCT, from the coding sequence TTGACTCAACAGAAGATTGGCGCGGTGCTGGTGGTCGGCGGCGGTGTGACCGGTATTCAAGCTGCGCTGGATCTGGCGGAATCGGGTTATTATGTTTACCTGGTGGAAAACTCCCCGGCCATCGGGGGAGTGATGGCGCAGCTGGATAAAACCTTTCCCACCAATGATTGCTCCATGTGTATTCTTTCGCCCAAACTGGTGGAAAGCGGGCGGCACGGAAATATAGAGTTAATTACCAACGCTTGGGTGGACAGTGTGCAGGGAGAGACCGGCAATTTTACAGTTAGCCTGCGGGTTAAACCCCGTTATGTAGACGTGGATAAATGCGTGAGCTGCGGTGTGTGCGCTGAAAAGTGTCCCGTGAAAGTGCCCGACCGGTTTAATGCGGGGTTAAGTGGGCGCAAGGCTATTTATACCAAGTATGCCCAGGCCGTGCCCTCGGCCTATGTTATTGACAGTGAACACTGTCTGTATCTTACCAGGGGACGGGAAAAGGGTAAGGATATCTGCAAACTGTGTGTCAAACATTGTAAAAGCAATGCCATCGATTTTAGCCAGGTGGAGCAAATTAAGGCCCTGCAGGTGGGGGCAATTATACTAAGCTCGGGGTTTGAGCCCTTCAATCCCAGGGATTTTCGCAATTATGGCTACGGTACATATCCCAATGTGCTGACCAGTATTGAATTTGAGCGGATATTAAGCGCCTCGGGTCCTACGGCCGGGCACCTGGTAAGGCCCTCGGACGGCCGGACGCCCCGCCGGATAGCCTGGATTCAGTGCGTGGGATCCCGGGATGTGGCTAAAAGCGGCAATGCTTATTGTTCTTCCGTATGCTGTACCTATGCCCTGAAGGAGGCTATTGTGGCCCTGGAGCACGCCCACGGTGAGCTGGACACCACTATTTTCTATATGGATATGCGGACCTTTGGTAAAGACTTTGAGCGTTACCTGGAACGGGCCAAATATGAATTCGGCGTGCGCCTGGTCCGTTCCCGTATATTCGCGCTTGAACAAGGGGAAGACCAGAGCCTGGCCATCAGGTATGCTTTGCCCGACGGCCGGGTACAGACCGGTGTATTTGATTTGGTGGTACTATCCGTGGGATTGGAGCCCGCCAAATATAATATTGAACTGTCCGGTAAACTGGGTGTTCGCCTGAACAAATACGGATTTTGCCAGTATCCCAACTTTAACCCGGTGAGCACATCCCAGCAGGGTATATTTGCCTGTGGTGCTTTTCAGGGGCCCATGAGCATACCCCGGGCTGTGGTGCAGGCCAGCGCCGCCGCCGGAAATGCCGCGGCCCTGCTAACCGAAGTTAGAAATACGCTGGTGCGCAAACAATCCGTGACGCCTGAACGGGATGTCTCGGGTCAAGAGCCCCGGGTGGGTGTATTTGTCTGCCGCTGCGGGATTAACATCGGCGCGGTGGTGGATGTGCCGGAGGTGGTCGAGTTTGCCCGGGGCTTGCCCGGGGTGGTGCATGCCGAGGAGTGTTTGTTTGCCTGCTCCCAGGATAACCAGCAGAACATCAAACAGTTAATTGCCGGTAAAGGTTTAAACCGGGTAGTCGTGGCCTCCTGTACGCCGCGCACCCACGAGCCCATGTTCCGGCAGACATTGCGGGAGGCGGGTCTGAACCCCTATTTGTTTGAAATGGCCAATATCCGGGAGCACTGTTCCTGGGTGCACAGCGGCAGCAGCGATGTGGCCACCCAAAAGGCCAAAAGCCTGGTGAAGCGGGCGGTATCCCGGGTGGTATTGCAGGAACCCCTGTATGAAATCGATCTGGGGGTTAAACAGGCGGCCTTGGTGGTGGGCGGCGGAGTGGCCGGTATGGAATGCGCTCTGGATTTGGCCCGGCAGGGTATCAAAGTGTACCTGCTGGAGAAAAGGAACGAGCTGGGCGGGCTGACCCGGCGTATTCACTATACCATGGACAGGCGGGATGTGAAGAGCTATTTGCGCGATCTCACCGCCAAAGTTATGGCCCACCCGCTGATTGAGGTGCACTGCAATGCGGTAATCGACGATGTCTACGGTTACGTGGGCAATTATGTCACCGGTTTTACCACCCCGGAAGGTAAGCGGAAGGTAAACCACGGGGTGGCTGTAATTGCCATCGGGGGAGAGGAATATAAACCTGTGGAGTACCTGTACGGCCAGGACCCCCGGGTGATGACCTGTCTTGATTTGGAGGGGTTGATTTGGGAAAACAGCGCGCTGCTGCAGAAGGCCCGCAATGTGGTGATGATACAGTGTGTGGGTTCAAGGGAACCCCAGCGCCCTTACTGCAGCCGGGTATGCTGTTCGGAGAGTGTCAAGAACGCCATTAAACTAAAGGAATCTTATCCGCTGCTCAATGTTTTCGTATTGTGCCGGGATATGCGCACCTACGGGTTCTTTGAGGGTCTATACCAGAAGGCCCGGCGTATGGGGGTTATATTCATCAAATATGCCCAGGACAGCAAACCGCAGGTGGAACAGGTACCGGCTAAAGGGGGCACGGGGCTGCAGGTAACCGTTACGGACCATGTACTGGGGCAACCTGTGGTGATTAATGCCGATATAGTGGCCCTGGCGGCGGCCATTCTGGCCCCGGAGGACGGTGCCGCCATAGCCGGCCTTTTCAAGGTGCCCCGCAATGATGAGGGCTTTTTCCTGGAGGCCCATGTCAAGCTTCGCCCGGTGGACTTTACCACCGACGGTGTTTTTATGTGCGGTTTGGCCCACGCCCCTAAATTAATTGATGAAAGCATTGCCCAGGGCAAGGCGGCGGCGGCCCGGGCCATGACGGTGCTGTCCAGCGAAAACCTGGTGGCCGGCGGGGTGGTGTCCGTTATTGATAAAGACAAATGTTCGGGCTGCCGGATTTGCGTGGGGTTGTGTCCCTACTCCGCCATCTCCTTTAATGAAGAGTTGAAGGTGGCCGAAATTAACCAGGTCCTCTGCAAAGGCTGTGGTGTTTGTGCCTCGGCATGCCCCACCAAAGCTTGTTCCACCAGGAACTTCAGTGATGAAATTATCCTGGCTGAGATAGAGGCACTGTGCACCTGA
- a CDS encoding sensor histidine kinase, protein MKIPSKTSIRWKMAGTYFVLIVLILGIANLFLLQMLERNYLGERAATSLANANIIATTGQDTLLRSDRNAYYLARDFGTRMGVRVLVLDRRGNIMVDSYDEEWLLGRSLRHQEVKTALTGTGQTGVHRLNSGEMVLYAAVPVLRDKSTAGVVMLVEGLDDLYAALDDIRRQMLLVSLVSGLLAALLSLGLAGLLTKPVKELTEAVRQVSAGHLEQHIPARSSDELGQLAAAFNEMSGRLAEADLLRRRFLADASHELKSPLSSVKALAQSLLETNEQDIGVYREYLADINSEMNRLARIVDHMLQLTRLEEEGPLVKENTAVAGLVEHVLLLLRPRACEGGVALQTDIDPALSWPVHPDLFTGILFNLVDNAIRHTPGGTVTVEAQVKKKDLIVQVADTGEGIPAEDLPHVFDRFYRVDKARSRVTGGTGLGLAVVRQAVHRHGGSIKVTSRPGEGTVFTLVLPGMDYVHTVSCI, encoded by the coding sequence ATGAAAATACCATCTAAAACGTCGATCCGCTGGAAAATGGCGGGTACTTATTTTGTGCTCATTGTCTTAATATTAGGGATTGCCAACCTTTTTTTGCTTCAGATGCTGGAGCGGAATTACCTTGGGGAAAGGGCGGCCACTTCCCTGGCCAATGCTAATATAATCGCCACCACCGGCCAGGATACACTGCTGCGTTCAGACCGCAATGCTTATTATTTAGCCCGGGATTTTGGCACTAGAATGGGGGTTCGGGTGCTGGTACTGGATCGACGGGGCAATATAATGGTGGATTCCTACGATGAAGAATGGCTGCTGGGCCGCTCTTTGCGCCACCAGGAAGTTAAGACCGCGCTGACCGGTACCGGCCAAACAGGCGTGCACCGGTTAAATAGTGGAGAAATGGTGTTATATGCGGCTGTGCCGGTGCTTCGGGATAAATCCACCGCCGGTGTGGTGATGCTGGTGGAAGGATTGGATGACCTGTATGCAGCGCTGGATGATATACGCCGTCAAATGCTTTTAGTTTCCCTGGTCAGCGGCTTACTGGCCGCACTTCTAAGTCTGGGGCTGGCCGGGCTGTTAACTAAACCAGTAAAGGAACTGACCGAAGCTGTGCGGCAAGTTTCCGCCGGTCACCTGGAGCAGCATATCCCGGCCCGTAGCAGTGATGAACTGGGGCAATTGGCCGCTGCTTTTAATGAAATGAGTGGCCGGTTGGCCGAGGCTGACCTTTTGCGGCGCAGGTTCTTAGCCGATGCTTCCCACGAGTTGAAATCGCCCCTGAGCTCGGTAAAAGCGCTGGCCCAGTCTCTGTTGGAAACCAACGAGCAGGACATTGGCGTGTACCGGGAATATTTGGCGGATATCAACAGTGAAATGAACCGCCTGGCCAGGATTGTTGATCACATGCTGCAACTGACTAGGCTAGAGGAGGAGGGGCCTCTGGTTAAAGAGAATACTGCAGTGGCCGGTTTGGTTGAACATGTGCTGCTGTTGCTGCGACCCAGGGCTTGCGAGGGGGGCGTTGCTTTGCAAACGGACATAGACCCGGCATTATCCTGGCCGGTGCACCCCGATTTGTTCACTGGTATTTTATTTAATCTTGTAGATAATGCCATCAGGCATACCCCCGGGGGCACAGTAACAGTGGAGGCGCAGGTGAAAAAGAAGGATTTAATCGTGCAGGTGGCGGACACCGGTGAAGGCATTCCAGCCGAAGACCTGCCCCATGTATTTGATCGTTTTTACCGGGTGGACAAGGCCCGCTCCCGGGTTACCGGAGGTACCGGGCTGGGCCTGGCCGTTGTTCGCCAGGCTGTACACCGGCACGGGGGAAGCATAAAGGTGACCAGCCGGCCTGGTGAGGGGACGGTCTTTACACTGGTGTTGCCCGGTATGGATTATGTGCACACGGTTTCATGTATATAA
- a CDS encoding nucleoside recognition domain-containing protein, producing the protein MPPKSLTPLLEEARTITGPRQGQVRDSIVTGIYRTAEQIAGEVVSYTSNGRKDLDRQIDNILTSPLWGFPIMFGILAVVFWVTIAGANIPSSLLATGLFWIEARLTDLFMLLDAPDWLHGFLVLGVYRSLAWVVAVMLPPMAIFFPLFTLLEDLGYLPRVAFNLDRFFKKAGAHGKQALTMSMGFGCNAAGIIACRIIESPRERLIATLTNNFVPCNGRFPTLIALVSIFIAGSVSLSLSSAVATLAVAGLVVFGVAVTLSISWLLSKTLLRGEPSSFTLELPPYRKPLVGQVLVRSVLDRTLFVLGRAVLIAAPAGGLIWLLANSTVGSASLLNIIAGWLDPLARFMGLDGFILLAFILGLPANEIVLPILIMSYVSGGAMMELDSLAGLRHLLVDQHGWTWLTALCTMVFSLCHWPCGTTLFTINREQRSWRWTLLAALIPTTVGVLVCILINNLVRAAVLI; encoded by the coding sequence ATGCCACCAAAATCCTTAACACCATTATTGGAAGAGGCCCGAACAATCACCGGCCCGCGCCAGGGTCAAGTCAGGGACAGTATTGTTACCGGCATCTACCGCACCGCCGAACAGATAGCCGGTGAAGTGGTCAGCTATACTTCCAACGGGCGAAAAGACCTGGACCGTCAAATTGATAACATACTAACATCACCCTTATGGGGATTCCCCATCATGTTTGGTATACTGGCGGTGGTATTCTGGGTAACCATTGCCGGCGCCAATATACCTTCAAGCCTGCTGGCAACGGGACTCTTTTGGATAGAGGCCCGGCTGACGGATTTATTTATGCTCCTTGACGCCCCCGATTGGCTGCACGGATTTTTAGTATTGGGCGTCTACCGCAGCCTGGCGTGGGTTGTGGCAGTGATGCTACCGCCAATGGCCATTTTCTTTCCGCTGTTCACTCTGTTGGAAGACCTGGGCTACTTGCCCCGGGTGGCCTTTAACCTGGACCGCTTTTTTAAAAAGGCCGGCGCCCACGGCAAGCAGGCCCTGACCATGAGTATGGGCTTCGGTTGCAACGCCGCGGGCATCATCGCCTGCCGTATCATCGAGTCGCCCCGGGAGCGGCTGATTGCCACGTTAACCAATAATTTTGTGCCCTGCAATGGCAGGTTTCCCACACTAATTGCCCTGGTAAGCATTTTCATAGCCGGGTCGGTTTCCCTTTCACTGAGCAGTGCGGTGGCCACCCTCGCCGTAGCCGGGCTGGTGGTCTTTGGCGTTGCCGTTACGCTTTCGATTTCCTGGCTGCTATCCAAAACTCTACTGCGGGGTGAGCCGTCATCCTTTACCCTGGAACTGCCACCCTATAGAAAGCCTCTGGTGGGCCAGGTGCTGGTGCGCTCGGTGCTGGACCGCACTTTGTTTGTACTTGGCCGCGCCGTGTTAATCGCTGCTCCCGCCGGAGGTCTAATCTGGCTACTGGCCAACAGCACCGTTGGCAGTGCCAGCCTATTAAATATTATCGCCGGGTGGCTGGACCCCCTGGCCCGGTTTATGGGGCTGGATGGTTTTATACTGCTGGCCTTTATACTGGGCCTGCCGGCCAATGAAATTGTTTTACCCATCCTGATTATGAGCTACGTTAGCGGCGGTGCCATGATGGAACTGGACAGCCTGGCCGGTCTGCGCCACCTGCTGGTGGATCAGCACGGGTGGACCTGGCTGACGGCCCTGTGTACTATGGTTTTCTCTCTTTGCCACTGGCCTTGCGGCACTACACTGTTCACCATCAACAGGGAACAACGCAGCTGGCGCTGGACGTTACTGGCCGCTTTGATACCCACCACCGTGGGCGTACTGGTCTGCATTTTGATAAACAATCTGGTACGGGCGGCGGTTTTAATTTAA
- a CDS encoding GerMN domain-containing protein — MNNKKGIRLEGMVTLVAVLALLTLALVACAPNNNAASQGGNQNPGVTRGGSPAGGGAPGPNDDISAKPAKTRQKVTLYFSDDQAMYLVPEERTVTKGDELLEAVIIRELISGPQKDNLERTIPEGTKLLSVSVVNGVAYVNFSKEFQTKHWGGSAGEIMTLYSVVNSLARLPGIEKVQFLLESDKKESILNGNMDTTVPLEPDYSLVAK, encoded by the coding sequence ATGAATAATAAGAAAGGCATCAGGTTGGAGGGAATGGTGACCCTGGTGGCGGTGCTGGCATTGTTAACCCTTGCCCTGGTGGCCTGCGCTCCCAATAATAATGCCGCCTCCCAGGGGGGTAACCAAAACCCGGGCGTTACCCGGGGGGGTAGCCCTGCGGGTGGCGGTGCGCCCGGTCCCAATGACGACATCAGTGCCAAACCGGCCAAAACCCGTCAAAAGGTCACCCTTTATTTCAGTGACGACCAGGCTATGTACCTGGTGCCGGAGGAAAGAACAGTGACCAAAGGGGATGAATTGCTGGAAGCCGTGATTATCAGGGAATTAATCAGCGGTCCCCAAAAGGATAACCTGGAGCGGACCATACCTGAGGGAACCAAGCTGCTTTCAGTATCCGTGGTAAACGGTGTGGCCTATGTTAACTTCTCCAAAGAATTTCAAACCAAACACTGGGGCGGATCGGCAGGCGAGATCATGACCCTGTACTCGGTGGTAAATTCTCTGGCCAGGCTACCGGGTATTGAAAAGGTCCAGTTCCTGCTGGAAAGCGATAAAAAAGAAAGTATTTTAAACGGCAATATGGACACCACCGTGCCCCTGGAACCGGATTACAGTTTGGTGGCCAAGTAA
- a CDS encoding response regulator transcription factor, which yields MAKILLVDDEQLLVKGLKRSLENEGYEVQAAYNGTEALSLVRSEPVDLVVLDIMLPEMDGLEVCRRIRQFSNLPIIMLTARGDAVDKIVGLELGADDYLAKPFNTRELIARIRAILRRVPPERPGTCGDRFSNESGRSGQAYKDISCGEQVTGGARTRGNCCAPGEVIKASGLEIDVPRQRVRREGRAVELTSREFDLLLTLARQPGRIFTREVLLDQVWGTRYFGEPRVVDVYIRRLRQKIEPDTANPRWIMTRWGAGYYFAGAD from the coding sequence GTGGCCAAAATACTATTAGTGGATGATGAGCAGTTGCTGGTTAAGGGACTGAAGCGCAGTCTGGAAAACGAGGGGTATGAGGTGCAGGCGGCTTATAATGGAACCGAGGCTCTGTCCCTGGTGCGCTCCGAGCCCGTGGATTTGGTGGTGCTGGATATCATGCTGCCCGAGATGGACGGGCTGGAAGTATGCCGGCGTATTCGGCAGTTTAGTAATTTACCCATCATTATGTTAACCGCCCGGGGGGATGCAGTGGATAAAATTGTGGGATTGGAATTAGGTGCGGACGATTATCTGGCCAAGCCCTTCAACACCCGGGAATTGATTGCCCGTATCAGAGCCATACTCCGCCGGGTACCCCCGGAGCGACCCGGGACTTGCGGTGACCGGTTTTCAAATGAGTCAGGTAGGTCCGGTCAGGCGTATAAAGATATCTCTTGCGGGGAGCAAGTGACTGGTGGTGCACGAACCCGGGGGAATTGCTGCGCTCCGGGGGAGGTGATCAAAGCGAGCGGTTTGGAGATAGATGTACCGCGGCAGCGTGTACGCCGGGAAGGCCGGGCGGTTGAACTCACCTCCCGGGAATTTGATCTGCTGCTCACTCTGGCCCGGCAGCCGGGTCGTATTTTTACCCGGGAGGTGCTGCTGGATCAGGTTTGGGGAACGCGGTATTTCGGTGAGCCCCGGGTGGTGGATGTATATATTCGCCGGCTGCGGCAAAAAATTGAGCCGGATACCGCTAATCCCCGCTGGATCATGACCCGCTGGGGTGCCGGATATTATTTTGCAGGAGCCGATTGA
- a CDS encoding HPP family protein, which produces MLGTKKIKELMIPLSEYPKVYDDDSLRDAISSLKAFRAGDNRHRSVLVFSRTKKINNEEKLVGILTVRDILNHIKGKTLSYNGAELFAVSWSRFYHKEPLKKSVVTKVGDVISPLVQAFVQSEQSVTDAIRLMMTKNVNILPVFEGQKAVGVIRGIDLLDYIWDMCE; this is translated from the coding sequence ATGCTGGGTACAAAGAAAATTAAAGAATTAATGATTCCTTTATCTGAATACCCGAAAGTATACGATGACGATAGTTTAAGGGACGCCATTAGTAGCTTGAAGGCATTCAGAGCCGGTGATAATAGACATCGCTCGGTTTTGGTGTTCAGCAGAACAAAAAAGATTAATAATGAAGAGAAGCTGGTGGGCATATTAACGGTCAGAGATATATTAAATCATATAAAAGGTAAAACCTTAAGTTATAACGGTGCGGAACTATTTGCCGTATCCTGGTCCAGATTCTATCATAAAGAGCCGTTAAAGAAGTCGGTGGTAACTAAAGTTGGAGATGTAATAAGCCCCCTGGTACAGGCATTTGTTCAGTCAGAACAGAGTGTAACCGATGCTATACGTTTGATGATGACAAAAAACGTCAACATTCTGCCTGTGTTCGAGGGCCAAAAGGCAGTTGGGGTTATCCGGGGGATTGACTTGCTGGATTACATTTGGGATATGTGTGAGTAA